From Coffea arabica cultivar ET-39 chromosome 2e, Coffea Arabica ET-39 HiFi, whole genome shotgun sequence, the proteins below share one genomic window:
- the LOC113731112 gene encoding probable LRR receptor-like serine/threonine-protein kinase At1g53430: MQDLVEHFRAKLQSKVQVLERNTKKKKKIVIEKNMLKVLAYFLLFLALNGQTSLGQVMTGAPAAAPSPQPPFLPPPPKPPKPMLPEEEVEAVKSLLRLMSPYSPLGPAYFSALSCHFIKFSPVLTCNCMLEDKTCRVVLIDLSGQDITGSIPPEIGNLSHLESLYLRSNSLNGSIPNSFVKLSQLSELNLCDNKLGGPLPKFLPELKSLRSLYLCNNLFSESIPPEIGGCPKLEYLSLSNNSLSGKLPDELGHVSTLRGLYLAENQFGGRLPESLGSLARLEEMYVMNNLFDDQLPQSFQKLTKLKAFNIRGNAISKSIPPYIFEWYKLERLVLMGNNFEGHLPNKILGLPKLTYLSINNLPGGKTGVLFPDIHIMVSLSFLTLRNCSLTGPIPDYIWRFTNLFYLDLSFNNLTGIIPPDLNQFQQQFVFLRSNNLSGTVPGWLTSLSNSNSYVDVSENSFTNVNLTNGNISSNLNLFECCSQYNDTTGTMTHKLSKWQQAGYHCDNDTQIYDHLYINCGGNATSVDDRDYEADTQSYGGSTFFLSTNKTWAYSSMGTFLETDDDEFILNKTCNISNSDASLYSNARIAPISLKYYGFCLKNDTYTVKLHFAEIGWDTNTSSTIRKRVFDVEVQGGQYYLRDFDIQKEAGDVNKVRTKEFNVSVNDSRLEIHLYWTGKGSTYNPTKYYGPSISAISVYPAPREPEPVASNDKISSSAIAGIVGSALVFGILILALSWALVRIRLRKLRDPGFKNFDFNKLNAATNGFDSDNKIDVAGNVYRGELDGIQVAVKQLSANSEEGAHEFITAIGTISALKHPNLATLVGSCAEKNLLVYKYMENVSLQHALFGPAEVKSELNWETRYKICLGVAEGLACLHESKQVIHCNIKPTNILLDKDFTVKISDFEYSQFHDSKHVDARPNKDETGLGSMPKPKMTGHMAPEQEKGNRLTPKADVFSFGMITLEIVSGQEICPLGSKDSNDYLPVKAYKHQVEGKLTALVDPDLKSSNYEPDEAHTMLCLAMTCVNPTADDRPTMSSVVKTLKDSEKFGGKKKPVVISEPKATFPRSTHSGSTSHGEASNTTISPSIGNEIDDSQCH, encoded by the exons ATGCAAGACTTAGTGGAACACTTCAGAGCTAAGCTTCAAAGCAAGGTGCAAGTTCTTGAGaggaatacaaaaaaaaaaaaaaaaatagtgataGAGAAAAACATGCTCAAGGTTTTAGCTTATTTCTTGCTGTTTTTGGCACTGAACGGTCAAACAAGTTTGGGACAAGTGATGACTGGTGCTCCTGCAGCTGCTCCCTCCCCTCAGCCTCCGTTTTTGCCACCTCCACCAAAGCCACCAAAGCCAATGCTTCCCGAAGAAGAGG TGGAAGCTGTCAAGAGTCTGCTTCGACTTATGAGTCCATACTCGCCTTTGGGGCCTGCCTACTTCTCGGCCTTGAGTTGTCATTTTATAAAGTTTAGTCCTGTGCTTACATGCAATTGCATGTTGGAGGACAAAACTTGCAGAGTGGTTCTGAT TGATCTCTCAGGTCAGGATATAACCGGTTCTATACCACCAGAAATTGGAAACCTATCTCATTTGGAATCACT ATACTTGAGGTCAAATAGTCTTAATGGGTCAATTCCCAACTCTTTTGTGAAGTTGTCTCAGCTTTCGGAACT CAACTTATGTGATAACAAGTTGGGAGGACCGCTGCCGAAGTTCCTTCCTGAACTGAAGTCATTACGAAGCTT ATATTTGTGCAATAATTTGTTTAGTGAATCAATTCCACCGGAAATCGGAGGTTGTCCAAAGCTTGAATACCT GTCTTTATCTAATAATTCTTTGTCGGGGAAATTGCCAGATGAGTTGGGGCATGTTTCAACACTTCGAGGACT GTATTTGGCTGAAAATCAATTTGGGGGTCGGCTTCCTGAATCACTGGGAAGCCTAGCTCGTCTTGAAGAGAT GTATGTGATGAACAATCTTTTTGATGATCAGTTGCCTCAAAGCTTTCAGAAGTTGACAAAGTTGAAGGCTTT CAATATTCGAGGAAATGCTATCAGCAAGAGCATCCCCCCATATATTTTCGAGTGGTACAAACTTGAAAGATT gGTACTGATGGGAAACAATTTTGAAGGGCATTTACCAAATAAAATCTTAGGATTGCCAAAGCTGACTTACCT GTCCATAAACAACTTACCTGGAGGAAAGACAGGTGTTTTGTTTCCCGATATTCACATTATGGTGTCTCTGTCATTCTT GACATTGAGGAATTGTTCACTCACTGGTCCAATTCCTGATTATATCTGGCGGTTCACAAACCTGTTTTACCT GGACTTGAGTTTCAATAATTTGACGGGGATAATTCCACCAGACTTGAACCAGTTCCAGCAACAGTTCGT CTTTCTTAGAAGTAACAACCTCAGTGGGACAGTACCTGGATGGCTGACGAGTTTGAGTAACTCTAACTCATATGT GGATGTTTCTGAAAATTCCTTTACAAATGTGAACTTGACTAACGGCAATATATCTTCAAATCT gAACTTGTTCGAATGCTGCTCTCAA TATAATGATACCACTGGGACAATGACACACAAGCTTTCGAAATGGCAACAAGCTGGCTACCACTGTGACAATGACACACAAATTT ATGATCATTTGTACATTAATTGTGGGGGAAATGCAACATCAGTAGATGACCGTGATTATGAAGCTGATACGCAATCATATGGTGGATCAACTTTCTTTCTGAGTACAAATAAGACTTGGGCTTATAGTAGTATGGGAACGTTCCTGGAAACAGATGACGATGAATTCATTCTAAATAAAACATGCAATATATCAAACAGTGATGCATCTTTGTACTCAAATGCGCGCATAGCTCCAATATCGTTGAAATATTATGgattttgtttgaaaaatgaCACATACACGGTTAAACTTCACTTTGCTGAAATAGGATGGGATACAAATACATCTTCTACAATCAGGAAGAGAGTTTTTGATGTGGAAGTTCAG GGCGGCCAGTATTACCTGAGAGATTTTGATATACAAAAAGAGGCAGGAGATGTCAATAAGGTGAGAACCAAGGAGTTCAATGTATCTGTAAATGACTCAAGACTGGAGATTCATTTATATTGGACTGGGAAAGGTTCAACTTACAACCCAACAAAATACTATGGTCCCTCAATATCAGCTATTTCCGTTTATCCTG CACCGAGGGAACCAGAACCAGTTGCAAGTAACGACAAAATTTCTTCCTCTGCTATTGCCGGGATAGTTGGATCTGCGCTGGTTTTTGGCATATTAATCTTGGCTCTATCCTGGGCATTAGTCAGGATTCGTCTTAGAAAGCTCAGAG ATCCCGGATTCAAAAATTTCGACTTCAACAAATTAAATGCTGCCACCAATGGTTTTGATTCTGATAACAAGATAGATGTAGCTGGGAATGTCTACAGG GGTGAACTCGATGGGATTCAAGTAGCGGTCAAACAGCTTTCAGCGAATTCAGAAGAAGGGGCCCATGAATTCATAACCGCAATTGGTACAATTTCTGCACTAAAACATCCAAATCTTGCAACGCTAGTGGGATCCTGTGCCGAGAAAAACCTACTTGTCTACAAGTACATGGAAAATGTCTCCCTTCAACATGCATTATTTG GTCCAGCAGAAGTCAAATCAGAACTAAATTGGGAAACAAGGTATAAGATTTGCCTTGGGGTGGCAGAAGGTTTGGCTTGTCTTCATGAGTCCAAACAAGTAATACACTGCAATATCAAACCAACAAACATACTTCTTGACAAGGATTTTACCGTGAAGATATCCGATTTCGAATACTCCCAATTTCATGATTCTAAGCATGTTGATGCCCGGCCCAATAAAGACGAAACTGGTCTTGGCAGTATGCCAAAACCAAAAATGAC GGGACATATGGCACCTGAGCAGGAAAAAGGCAACCGCTTAACACCTAAAGCAGATGTTTTTAGCTTTGGAATGATCACACTTGAAATTGTTAGCGGACAGGAAATTTGCCCATTGGGGTCAAAGGATTCAAATGACTACCTTCCGGTTAAG GCTTATAAACACCAGGTGGAGGGAAAGCTTACAGCTTTAGTTGATCCAGATCTGAAATCATCAAATTATGAACCGGATGAAGCACATACAATGCTATGTTTAGCAATGACATGTGTGAACCCAACCGCCGATGACAGGCCCACCATGTCATCTGTGGTTAAAACTCTTAAAGACAGTGAGAaatttgggggaaaaaaaaaacctgttgTAATTTCTGAGCCTAAAGCTACCTTCCCTCGGTCTACTCATTCTGGGAGTACTTCTCACGGGGAAGCTTCAAATACAACCATTTCTCCATCCATCGgcaatgaaattgatgattctCAATGTCACTGA